The following coding sequences are from one uncultured Desulfobacter sp. window:
- a CDS encoding HAD hydrolase-like protein, with protein sequence MNSSKESDSMDTAGIKAVVFDCDGVMFDTAQANRKFYNDILARFNKGPLDDEQFKNIHMMTVKAAVEYLFPEMDDHRPVYEMIKHVGYGSVVPFMRMEPGLLELLDAVKQAGKVRGVATNRTNTMGSVLIEHNLKKSFDIVVTASDVENPKPHPDQLEKIMGAFALLPRQIVFIGDSIFDQQAAEAAGTWFIAFKQPGLQAHAHAVSMDEVGELLKLSKYNS encoded by the coding sequence ATGAACAGCTCTAAGGAATCTGACAGCATGGATACAGCAGGTATTAAGGCCGTTGTGTTTGACTGCGACGGTGTCATGTTTGATACGGCCCAGGCCAACCGCAAATTTTATAACGATATCCTGGCTCGGTTTAACAAAGGGCCCCTGGACGATGAGCAGTTTAAAAATATTCACATGATGACGGTGAAGGCTGCTGTTGAATACCTTTTTCCGGAAATGGATGACCACCGGCCAGTGTACGAGATGATTAAGCATGTCGGGTATGGCAGCGTGGTGCCGTTTATGCGCATGGAACCCGGATTGCTTGAACTGCTTGATGCCGTAAAACAGGCAGGAAAAGTGCGCGGTGTGGCCACCAACCGGACAAACACCATGGGCAGTGTATTAATTGAACATAATCTTAAAAAATCATTTGATATTGTTGTTACGGCATCTGATGTGGAAAACCCCAAACCCCATCCTGACCAGCTGGAAAAAATTATGGGGGCCTTTGCGTTGCTCCCCCGTCAGATTGTGTTTATAGGGGATTCCATATTTGATCAACAGGCGGCTGAAGCGGCCGGAACCTGGTTCATTGCATTTAAGCAACCCGGGCTGCAAGCCCACGCCCATGCAGTATCCATGGATGAGGTGGGAGAACTGTTAAAGTTAAGCAAATATAATTCTTGA
- the ribD gene encoding bifunctional diaminohydroxyphosphoribosylaminopyrimidine deaminase/5-amino-6-(5-phosphoribosylamino)uracil reductase RibD, whose protein sequence is MCDLDYMTRALELAARGKGFTSPNPCVGAVVVKNDRIIGEGFHPKAGEPHAEVVAIDDAVANHPDALPGSTIYVTLEPCNHFGKTPPCTHKILNAGISRVVIACKDPNPVAGGGIEFLRENGLEVISGIMQQEALVLIEDFVWNVQNDKTPFVTLKCAATLDGYIATRTGDSQWITSGASRRFGHELRHHNDAILIGSGTLHGDNPSLTARIEGKQTRDPARIILDTRLTLPEDAKVVVQQSSAPTIIVTGPDCDPAKIQRIQDMGVQVLECRVFENLLDLNDLMLKLRNLSITSLLIEGGGRVAASALAAGIVNKVCYFIAPKIMGGNDGIPVFNGSGPERIKDVFELTRVSTRPFGSDMLFTGYIDPLNRPVNDGI, encoded by the coding sequence ATGTGTGATTTGGATTATATGACAAGGGCGTTGGAACTTGCAGCCCGGGGCAAAGGGTTCACCTCTCCCAATCCCTGTGTGGGCGCTGTCGTTGTAAAAAATGACCGGATTATTGGTGAGGGGTTCCACCCCAAAGCCGGTGAACCCCATGCCGAGGTCGTGGCCATTGATGATGCCGTCGCAAATCATCCTGACGCATTGCCCGGTTCCACCATTTACGTCACCCTTGAACCCTGCAACCATTTCGGCAAAACGCCCCCCTGCACACATAAGATTCTCAACGCGGGTATCAGCCGGGTCGTTATTGCCTGCAAAGATCCCAATCCGGTTGCGGGGGGCGGAATCGAATTTTTAAGGGAAAATGGCCTTGAGGTGATATCAGGGATTATGCAGCAAGAGGCGTTGGTCCTGATCGAAGACTTTGTCTGGAATGTTCAAAACGATAAAACACCGTTTGTCACCCTAAAGTGTGCCGCCACCCTGGACGGATATATTGCCACCAGAACAGGAGATTCCCAGTGGATCACCTCCGGGGCATCAAGACGTTTCGGCCATGAATTGCGCCACCACAATGATGCCATCCTAATCGGTTCCGGCACCCTGCACGGGGACAACCCCTCCCTGACCGCCAGAATTGAGGGTAAACAGACCCGTGATCCTGCCAGAATCATTCTGGATACCCGTTTAACCCTCCCCGAAGATGCCAAGGTTGTGGTTCAACAATCAAGTGCGCCCACCATCATTGTCACAGGCCCGGATTGTGACCCGGCCAAGATTCAGCGTATTCAAGACATGGGGGTGCAGGTGCTTGAATGCCGGGTTTTTGAAAATTTGCTTGATTTAAACGACCTGATGCTTAAATTAAGAAATCTTTCCATAACAAGCCTTCTGATTGAAGGCGGGGGACGCGTGGCCGCATCGGCTCTGGCAGCAGGCATTGTCAACAAGGTCTGTTATTTTATTGCCCCCAAGATAATGGGTGGAAATGACGGTATCCCGGTGTTCAACGGATCGGGTCCTGAACGGATAAAAGATGTTTTCGAACTCACCCGGGTGTCCACCCGGCCGTTTGGTTCGGATATGCTGTTTACAGGTTACATTGATCCTTTGAACAGGCCGGTTAATGATGGAATATGA
- a CDS encoding riboflavin synthase, with protein MFTGIIESLGTIRRIETHGEGKVLVIACDLDFSETGIGDSIAVNGACLTAVSLGKSQFKVDMAPETVNRTTFGSIGPGARVNIERALKLSARIDGHLVSGHIDGTGVISKIETRSNAIIYDIQVPENLADEMIEKGSVAIDGISLTINQCRQNGFSVSIIPHTAKITTIGYKHVGDRVNIETDMLGKYVRKFLSGQGKSAKSANDAGADADSDISMSLLARNGFL; from the coding sequence TTGTTTACTGGGATCATAGAAAGCCTGGGCACCATTCGGCGCATTGAAACCCATGGCGAGGGCAAGGTTCTGGTGATTGCCTGTGATCTGGATTTTTCCGAAACGGGGATCGGGGACTCCATTGCCGTGAACGGCGCCTGCCTGACAGCCGTAAGTCTGGGCAAAAGTCAGTTTAAGGTGGATATGGCGCCGGAAACCGTGAATCGCACCACATTCGGTTCCATCGGGCCCGGTGCCCGGGTCAATATTGAGCGGGCACTGAAGCTGTCGGCCCGAATAGACGGGCATTTGGTATCAGGCCACATAGACGGGACAGGTGTGATTTCTAAAATTGAGACCCGAAGCAATGCCATCATATATGACATCCAGGTGCCGGAAAACCTTGCCGATGAAATGATTGAAAAAGGCTCAGTGGCCATTGACGGGATCAGTCTGACCATCAACCAATGCCGGCAAAACGGGTTTTCGGTGAGTATCATCCCCCATACCGCAAAGATTACAACCATTGGATATAAGCACGTAGGGGACCGGGTCAATATTGAGACCGATATGCTGGGAAAATATGTGAGAAAATTTTTATCAGGGCAGGGGAAAAGCGCTAAAAGTGCCAACGACGCTGGTGCTGATGCCGACTCGGACATCAGTATGTCACTTCTTGCCCGGAACGGATTCTTGTAA
- the nusB gene encoding transcription antitermination factor NusB yields MGDRRKSRELALQALFALDLNRADSQPQTDAFIEQHGEDLSEPTRLFFRMLVDGVVENQEKIDSLLDQWAKNWKISRMPAVDRNIMRIAVFEMLNLPDIPPSVSINEAVEIGKKFGTRDSGPFINGVLDRIRAQHEP; encoded by the coding sequence ATGGGTGACAGGCGTAAATCCCGGGAACTGGCCCTTCAGGCCCTGTTTGCCCTGGATCTGAATAGAGCCGATTCCCAACCCCAAACCGATGCGTTTATTGAACAGCACGGGGAAGATTTAAGTGAGCCCACGCGGCTTTTTTTCCGGATGCTGGTGGACGGGGTTGTTGAGAATCAAGAAAAGATAGACAGTCTGTTGGATCAATGGGCCAAGAACTGGAAAATTTCCCGTATGCCGGCAGTGGACAGAAATATCATGCGCATTGCCGTGTTTGAGATGCTTAATTTGCCGGATATCCCGCCATCGGTTTCCATCAATGAGGCGGTTGAGATTGGTAAAAAATTCGGCACCCGGGATTCCGGGCCGTTCATCAACGGGGTACTTGACCGGATTCGGGCCCAGCATGAGCCCTGA
- a CDS encoding cytidine/deoxycytidylate deaminase family protein: MNPVSPDLPNLAGDGRPSWNEYFMAITDLVASRATCLRRKVGAVLVKDKRILCSGYNGAPSQVPHCRQTGCLREQLKVPSGEKHELCRGVHAEQNVIIQAAYHGIPVAGASLYCTTQPCSICAKMIINAGIKIVYFKEGYDDPLSLEMFAQAGVELIRLD, from the coding sequence ATGAACCCTGTTTCCCCTGATTTACCAAACCTCGCCGGTGATGGCCGTCCCTCTTGGAACGAGTATTTTATGGCCATCACAGATCTTGTGGCCTCCCGGGCCACCTGTCTTCGGCGAAAAGTAGGCGCCGTGCTGGTCAAGGATAAACGCATTTTATGCTCCGGCTATAACGGCGCACCTTCCCAGGTGCCCCATTGCAGGCAGACCGGTTGTCTGCGTGAGCAGCTTAAGGTGCCTTCCGGGGAAAAACACGAGCTTTGCCGGGGTGTCCATGCCGAACAAAATGTCATCATCCAGGCCGCGTACCACGGCATACCCGTTGCCGGCGCCTCGCTTTACTGCACCACCCAGCCCTGTTCCATCTGCGCCAAGATGATCATCAATGCCGGGATTAAAATCGTGTACTTCAAGGAGGGATACGACGATCCCCTCTCCCTGGAAATGTTTGCCCAGGCCGGGGTGGAACTGATCCGGCTTGACTGA
- a CDS encoding bifunctional 3,4-dihydroxy-2-butanone-4-phosphate synthase/GTP cyclohydrolase II — protein sequence MPHLTIEQAIEDIKKGKMVILVDDEDRENEGDLTMAAEAVTPEAINFMATYGRGLICLSLDSSIADKLDLPMMVDNNTSQYGTGFTVSIEAKEGVTTGISAADRATTILTAVADETGPQDIARPGHIFPLRARDGGVMVRIGQTEGSVDLARLAGLKPAGVICEIMDDDGTMARMPSLEKFAEKHGIGICTVADLVKYRLKTESFVKRAAETVIPTRVGGEFRIIAYENDMDNLTHIALVKGDIDPEKEILVRVHSECMTGDIFSSLRCDCQDQLRRAMKMVDDEGCGVILYLRQEGRGIGLVNKLKAYEYQRQGLDTVQANEKLGFSADLRDYGVGAQMLVDLGVRKMRLLTNNPKKMVGLQGYGLEVVEQVAIEVPPNPFNEGYLACKQAKMGHLLHVNKEN from the coding sequence ATGCCGCATTTGACGATTGAACAGGCGATTGAAGATATAAAAAAGGGAAAAATGGTCATCCTGGTGGATGACGAGGACAGGGAAAATGAAGGGGATCTGACCATGGCGGCCGAGGCCGTAACTCCCGAAGCCATTAACTTTATGGCGACCTACGGCCGGGGGCTTATTTGCCTTTCCCTGGATTCAAGTATTGCAGACAAGCTCGACCTTCCCATGATGGTCGACAATAATACCTCCCAGTACGGCACGGGGTTTACCGTTTCCATTGAGGCCAAAGAAGGTGTGACCACGGGTATTTCAGCGGCGGACCGGGCCACCACCATTTTGACGGCCGTGGCGGATGAGACCGGCCCCCAGGATATTGCTAGGCCCGGCCACATATTTCCTTTGCGTGCCCGGGACGGCGGTGTGATGGTTCGCATCGGCCAGACCGAAGGCTCCGTGGATCTGGCTCGCCTGGCAGGGCTGAAGCCCGCCGGTGTTATCTGTGAAATCATGGATGATGACGGCACCATGGCCCGGATGCCTTCCCTTGAGAAATTTGCCGAAAAGCACGGCATCGGCATCTGCACGGTGGCTGATCTTGTTAAATACCGTTTAAAAACAGAAAGCTTTGTGAAACGGGCTGCAGAAACCGTTATCCCCACCCGGGTGGGTGGTGAATTCAGAATCATTGCCTATGAAAACGACATGGACAACCTGACCCACATTGCCCTGGTTAAGGGTGATATTGATCCGGAAAAAGAGATCCTGGTGCGTGTTCATTCCGAATGCATGACCGGTGATATTTTTTCTTCCTTGCGGTGTGATTGCCAGGATCAGCTTCGCCGGGCCATGAAAATGGTGGATGATGAAGGCTGCGGCGTTATTCTATATTTGCGCCAGGAGGGCCGGGGGATCGGCCTGGTTAATAAGTTGAAAGCCTATGAGTACCAGCGTCAGGGGCTGGATACGGTCCAGGCCAATGAAAAACTTGGGTTTTCCGCCGACCTGCGTGATTATGGTGTGGGGGCCCAGATGCTGGTGGATCTTGGCGTACGCAAAATGCGTCTGCTCACCAATAACCCCAAGAAAATGGTAGGCCTTCAAGGCTACGGCCTGGAGGTCGTGGAACAGGTGGCCATTGAAGTGCCCCCCAATCCTTTCAACGAGGGTTATCTGGCGTGCAAACAGGCAAAGATGGGTCATCTACTACACGTAAATAAGGAAAATTAA
- a CDS encoding DUF1573 domain-containing protein: protein MKAVNFIIISAFLVIFAGPAHVLAAPRAVPLAPVYQFEPVLEGVHVTHDFIIQNQGDTPLNIVGVRPPUGCDKKAYDRQIPPGGEGKITIGVKTAGYGGRELNKNILVKTDDPKNKKFYLKISGKVKEIIKVSPATVNLSGTPGSTLSAMVTIEPVQAATLNILDMKLRFNKQIKAEVIKPRKGEKNWQVRISCYSDQPADIYDFITLTTDNPNKSHLKIRVYAIFEKGSPIETGDFKDENNEQL, encoded by the coding sequence ATGAAAGCCGTCAATTTTATAATCATTTCTGCATTTCTGGTTATCTTTGCCGGTCCGGCACATGTGCTGGCCGCTCCCCGGGCCGTGCCCCTAGCGCCTGTTTATCAGTTTGAGCCTGTGCTTGAAGGCGTGCACGTCACCCACGATTTTATCATACAAAACCAAGGAGATACCCCCTTAAACATTGTCGGCGTCCGTCCGCCTTGAGGCTGCGATAAAAAAGCCTATGACAGGCAGATTCCCCCGGGTGGGGAAGGTAAAATAACCATTGGCGTTAAGACCGCCGGGTATGGCGGACGCGAATTGAATAAAAATATTTTGGTGAAAACGGATGACCCTAAAAACAAAAAGTTTTATTTGAAAATTTCGGGTAAGGTTAAAGAGATCATTAAAGTCTCTCCCGCTACCGTGAACCTGAGCGGGACGCCCGGCAGTACCCTAAGTGCAATGGTTACCATTGAACCTGTGCAGGCGGCTACCTTAAATATTCTTGACATGAAGCTCAGGTTTAATAAGCAGATAAAGGCTGAAGTGATAAAGCCCCGCAAAGGTGAAAAAAACTGGCAGGTCAGAATTTCCTGTTATTCAGACCAGCCTGCGGATATTTATGATTTTATCACACTGACAACGGACAATCCCAATAAATCACATTTGAAAATCAGGGTATATGCCATATTTGAAAAGGGTTCACCCATTGAAACAGGTGATTTTAAGGATGAAAATAATGAACAGCTCTAA
- the ribE gene encoding 6,7-dimethyl-8-ribityllumazine synthase gives MPQIIEANLDAKGKKFGIVAARFNDFIVDKLVSGALDCLTRSGAQDQDISIVKVPGAFEIPLAAAKMADLKKYDAIICLGAVIRGATTHYDYVCAEVSKGIASVSLEAKVPVMFGILTTETIEQAIERAGTKSGNKGFDVAMGAVEMANLCKNME, from the coding sequence ATGCCTCAGATAATTGAAGCCAATTTAGATGCCAAGGGTAAAAAGTTTGGTATTGTTGCAGCAAGATTTAATGATTTCATTGTGGATAAGCTTGTGTCCGGTGCATTGGACTGTCTTACCAGAAGCGGTGCCCAGGATCAGGATATTTCAATTGTCAAGGTGCCCGGTGCCTTTGAAATTCCTTTGGCGGCCGCCAAAATGGCTGACTTGAAAAAATATGACGCCATTATCTGTCTAGGCGCTGTGATCCGCGGGGCCACCACCCATTATGATTATGTGTGTGCGGAAGTCTCCAAGGGGATTGCTTCGGTCAGCCTTGAGGCCAAAGTGCCGGTGATGTTTGGTATCCTTACCACGGAAACCATTGAACAGGCCATTGAACGTGCCGGTACAAAATCCGGTAACAAGGGGTTTGATGTGGCCATGGGCGCCGTTGAAATGGCAAATTTGTGTAAAAATATGGAATAA
- the nrdR gene encoding transcriptional regulator NrdR encodes MKCPYCGNPNTRVVDSRPGKIEFEVRRRRECQACDRRFTTYERVEQVPVMIVKKDNRREEFDREKVVRGIQKACEKRAISVNQIEQIVDEIERDLREGREREVPAKAVGEKIMNALKTLDDVAYVRFASVYREFKDVTDFIHELESLIHKEHRSSDSGPETEGPVKTDV; translated from the coding sequence ATGAAGTGCCCCTATTGCGGAAACCCAAATACCAGAGTGGTGGATTCTCGGCCGGGAAAAATCGAGTTTGAAGTCCGGCGTAGAAGAGAGTGCCAGGCGTGTGACCGGCGTTTTACGACCTATGAACGCGTGGAACAGGTCCCTGTCATGATTGTTAAAAAAGACAATCGCCGGGAGGAGTTTGACCGGGAAAAGGTGGTGCGGGGTATCCAAAAAGCCTGTGAAAAACGGGCCATCAGCGTGAATCAAATCGAACAGATTGTGGATGAGATTGAACGTGACCTGCGGGAAGGGCGGGAACGGGAAGTGCCGGCCAAGGCCGTGGGCGAGAAAATCATGAATGCCCTGAAGACCCTGGATGATGTGGCCTATGTCCGGTTCGCTTCCGTCTACCGGGAGTTCAAGGATGTGACCGATTTTATCCATGAACTTGAAAGTTTAATTCACAAAGAGCACCGATCCTCGGATTCGGGGCCGGAAACGGAAGGCCCTGTAAAGACCGATGTGTGA
- the pabB gene encoding aminodeoxychorismate synthase component I, whose protein sequence is MFEHFILPRITDVVIRGFHLDLPFEHAAARFSRQEGTVVLLSGSDPDCAGYHILAVDPWLTLKGTGNTSCVTVKDSAGNAVCHDTEQDPLGLVDGLVKKNSLFDKQFKLPVTSGLFGYFAYDLKDTIEHLPQTCVGEGLPDICLYAPSIILIQDRKTRENWLCLPVFEHDNGGEDVLAREESFARRLAQSRPPGPFCAGSTGLVSSFEKSEYLSAVSRIIDHLGQGDIYQANLSQRFGTDFTGDAYALFLSLFEKNPAPFFAFVQAGDHQVVSTSPERFLNVEGQKVETRPIKGTIARADSPEQDRENAENLYRSTKDDAELTMIVDLMRNDLARVCEHNSVQVAVHKRLEAYDNVYHLVSVVQGRLKKDVSCADLLRAAFPGGSITGCPKIRAMEIIDGLEPVKRHVYTGSIGYLSFHGTMDLSIAIRTAVVHDGRLNFSVGGGVVYDSDPEQEFEETLAKGKTLMDALAESAPPDIERACIAWVDGRFVPQTLALMPTDIPGLLYGAGLFETIRVDGGIPIRLPEHIRRLENSWCSVFGGILPDINWQSVVEQLIGQNKFAQKKCAVKLVAVKDDRPGRHVFAAAFIRTYVHRLDVLGKAGFDLVTFPHARHSFLADHKSMNYLFYDRARAFALDHGADEALILNADGSVSETNTCNILALDGKKLLLPASMHALKGVTLQSVEQILAEKGFSPSHVAVDVETLRVQPYVFLTNALMGMVPVRRIDNTMLNMDHSLCRRVNDILFPVC, encoded by the coding sequence ATGTTCGAACATTTTATTTTACCCCGGATTACCGATGTTGTGATCCGGGGTTTTCATTTAGATTTACCGTTTGAACACGCCGCTGCCCGGTTTTCCCGCCAGGAAGGCACGGTGGTGCTTTTGTCCGGTTCTGATCCGGACTGTGCCGGGTATCATATCCTGGCTGTGGATCCCTGGTTGACTTTGAAAGGGACCGGAAACACAAGTTGCGTTACGGTCAAAGATTCGGCCGGAAACGCCGTCTGCCATGACACCGAACAGGACCCTTTAGGGCTTGTTGATGGCCTGGTGAAAAAAAATTCCCTTTTTGACAAGCAGTTCAAATTACCGGTGACGTCCGGCTTGTTCGGCTATTTTGCCTATGATCTGAAAGATACCATCGAACATCTTCCCCAGACCTGTGTGGGGGAAGGCTTGCCCGATATCTGTCTGTATGCCCCGTCCATTATTTTGATTCAGGATCGAAAAACCCGTGAAAATTGGCTCTGCCTGCCCGTGTTTGAGCACGACAATGGGGGCGAGGATGTGTTGGCCAGAGAAGAATCCTTTGCGCGCCGGCTTGCACAATCCCGGCCACCCGGTCCGTTTTGCGCCGGCAGCACAGGTCTTGTCTCTTCATTTGAGAAGTCGGAATATCTCTCCGCCGTATCCCGGATTATTGATCATTTAGGGCAGGGGGATATCTACCAGGCCAATTTGTCCCAGCGTTTTGGGACAGATTTTACAGGCGATGCCTATGCCTTGTTTTTAAGTCTTTTTGAAAAGAATCCCGCCCCGTTTTTTGCCTTTGTTCAGGCCGGAGACCATCAAGTGGTCTCAACGTCGCCCGAGCGCTTTCTCAACGTCGAGGGTCAGAAAGTTGAAACACGTCCTATAAAGGGAACCATTGCCAGAGCGGACTCTCCGGAACAGGACCGGGAAAACGCTGAAAATTTGTATAGAAGCACCAAGGATGATGCTGAACTGACCATGATTGTGGACCTGATGCGCAATGATCTGGCCCGGGTCTGCGAACACAATTCTGTGCAAGTGGCGGTCCATAAACGTCTTGAGGCCTATGATAATGTGTACCATCTGGTCTCTGTGGTTCAAGGTCGCTTGAAAAAGGATGTTTCCTGCGCTGACCTGCTCCGTGCCGCCTTTCCCGGGGGGTCCATCACCGGTTGCCCCAAGATCCGCGCCATGGAAATCATTGACGGGCTGGAGCCTGTAAAGCGTCATGTGTACACCGGCTCCATCGGATATTTAAGCTTCCACGGCACCATGGATCTGTCCATTGCCATCCGCACTGCCGTGGTCCATGACGGGCGGTTGAATTTTTCCGTGGGCGGCGGGGTGGTCTATGATTCTGACCCCGAACAAGAGTTTGAAGAGACCCTGGCCAAGGGAAAAACCTTGATGGATGCCCTGGCTGAAAGTGCTCCCCCGGATATTGAAAGGGCGTGTATTGCCTGGGTAGACGGTCGATTTGTGCCCCAAACGCTTGCCCTTATGCCGACGGATATCCCCGGATTGTTATATGGTGCCGGTCTGTTTGAAACCATCCGGGTTGATGGCGGCATCCCCATTCGACTGCCTGAACATATCAGACGGCTGGAGAATTCCTGGTGTTCCGTGTTTGGCGGAATTTTGCCGGATATCAACTGGCAATCCGTTGTTGAACAGCTTATAGGCCAAAACAAGTTTGCACAAAAGAAGTGTGCGGTCAAGCTCGTGGCGGTAAAGGATGATCGGCCGGGGCGCCATGTATTTGCCGCCGCCTTCATCCGTACCTATGTGCATCGCCTTGACGTGCTGGGCAAGGCCGGTTTTGATCTGGTCACCTTCCCCCATGCCCGTCACTCATTTCTGGCCGACCATAAATCCATGAATTATCTGTTCTACGACCGGGCTCGTGCCTTTGCCCTTGATCATGGGGCCGATGAAGCCCTGATTTTAAATGCAGACGGCAGTGTCTCCGAGACCAATACCTGTAATATTTTGGCCCTGGATGGAAAAAAATTGCTCCTACCGGCATCAATGCATGCGCTCAAGGGGGTAACACTCCAGTCCGTCGAGCAGATTTTGGCAGAAAAAGGCTTCAGCCCAAGCCATGTTGCCGTGGACGTTGAAACCCTGCGTGTTCAGCCGTATGTATTTTTGACCAATGCTCTCATGGGAATGGTGCCGGTCCGGCGCATCGACAACACGATGTTGAATATGGATCATTCACTTTGCCGTCGGGTCAATGACATCCTTTTCCCTGTCTGTTGA
- a CDS encoding MBL fold metallo-hydrolase has translation MIIHKLEVGPIMANCYIVGCEDTKQAAVIDPGDDADRILMALAKAELKVEYLINTHGHFDHVGANKRMKDATAAHIAIHPDDEPMLLDLSSHAAMFGLGAENSPPADVRLKDGDTISFGNITFEVIHTPGHSPGGICLHTPGYLFSGDTLFMGSIGRTDLPGGNYDTLISSIKTKLLNLDENTIVYPGHGPESSIANEKRVNPFLK, from the coding sequence TTGATTATACATAAGCTTGAAGTCGGTCCCATTATGGCCAACTGTTATATCGTAGGATGTGAAGATACAAAACAGGCCGCAGTCATTGATCCGGGGGATGATGCAGACCGGATACTCATGGCCCTTGCCAAGGCGGAATTGAAGGTCGAATATCTGATCAACACCCACGGCCATTTTGACCATGTCGGGGCAAACAAACGGATGAAGGATGCCACTGCCGCCCACATCGCCATTCATCCCGATGATGAACCCATGCTTTTGGATCTCTCCAGCCATGCGGCCATGTTCGGCCTGGGTGCGGAAAATTCTCCCCCCGCCGATGTTCGTCTCAAGGACGGTGACACAATCAGCTTTGGCAATATTACGTTTGAAGTCATCCACACGCCGGGGCATTCTCCCGGAGGGATCTGTCTTCATACGCCCGGTTATCTGTTTTCAGGGGACACGCTGTTTATGGGCTCCATTGGCCGCACCGACCTTCCCGGGGGCAATTATGATACCCTGATCTCCTCCATTAAGACCAAATTGCTGAATTTGGACGAAAACACCATTGTCTATCCCGGACATGGTCCTGAAAGCTCCATTGCCAACGAAAAGCGGGTGAATCCCTTTCTCAAATAA
- the sat gene encoding sulfate adenylyltransferase, with protein sequence MSKLVAPHGGKGLVCCKLEGAELEAELKKAEGLKKIEISSQVKGDLIMLGIGGFSPLNGFMTKADWKGVCEDFLLADGTFWPVPVMLDAAAADAAEINVGDEITLEKDGEIYATMKIEEKFEMSEDEKKWECEKVYKGHGEESEDDVFWKIAMEDHPGVQMVMARKEFCLAGPVKVLSEGEFPEKFKGVYLTPKETRAIMDEKGWANVASMQLRNPMHRSHEHLCKIALDVCDGVLIHSLIGNLKPGDIPADVRIKCIDTLIKGYFVPEHVINGGYPLDMRYAGPREGLLHATFRQNYGVNRMIIGRDHAGVGDFYTLFEAQEIFDTIPMPEDDGKRLLCEPLKIDWTFYCYKCDGMASMRTCPHGKDDRVILSGTKLRHALSNNEPVVDHFGREEVLVILREYYASLTEKVEVKLQSHAEGSKM encoded by the coding sequence ATGTCTAAATTAGTTGCACCCCATGGTGGAAAAGGTCTTGTATGCTGCAAGCTCGAAGGCGCAGAACTGGAAGCTGAACTGAAAAAAGCTGAAGGTCTTAAAAAAATTGAAATTTCTTCCCAGGTTAAAGGCGACTTGATCATGCTGGGTATCGGCGGTTTCTCTCCGCTGAACGGTTTCATGACCAAAGCGGACTGGAAAGGCGTTTGCGAAGACTTCCTGCTGGCTGACGGTACTTTCTGGCCGGTTCCCGTTATGCTCGACGCTGCTGCTGCTGATGCTGCTGAGATCAATGTTGGTGATGAAATCACTCTTGAGAAAGATGGTGAAATCTATGCCACCATGAAGATCGAAGAAAAGTTCGAAATGTCCGAAGACGAGAAAAAATGGGAATGCGAGAAAGTCTACAAAGGTCACGGCGAAGAGTCTGAAGATGACGTATTCTGGAAAATCGCCATGGAAGATCATCCCGGCGTTCAGATGGTTATGGCCAGAAAAGAATTCTGCCTGGCAGGTCCTGTAAAAGTTCTCTCCGAAGGAGAATTCCCCGAAAAATTCAAAGGCGTTTACCTGACCCCCAAAGAAACCCGTGCCATCATGGACGAAAAAGGCTGGGCCAACGTTGCTTCCATGCAGCTGAGAAACCCCATGCACAGATCCCATGAGCATCTTTGCAAGATCGCCCTTGACGTATGTGACGGCGTTCTGATTCACTCTTTGATCGGTAACCTGAAACCCGGCGACATCCCCGCAGACGTACGTATCAAATGCATCGACACCCTGATCAAGGGTTACTTTGTTCCCGAGCACGTTATCAACGGCGGATATCCCCTGGACATGAGATATGCCGGTCCCCGTGAAGGCCTGCTGCACGCTACCTTCCGTCAGAACTACGGCGTTAACAGAATGATCATCGGTCGTGACCATGCCGGCGTTGGTGACTTCTACACCCTGTTCGAAGCACAGGAAATTTTTGACACCATCCCCATGCCCGAAGACGACGGCAAACGTCTGCTGTGCGAACCCCTGAAAATTGACTGGACCTTCTACTGCTACAAATGCGACGGCATGGCTTCCATGAGAACCTGCCCCCATGGCAAAGACGACCGTGTTATCCTCTCCGGCACCAAACTGCGTCACGCCCTGTCCAACAACGAACCTGTTGTTGATCATTTTGGCCGTGAAGAAGTTCTGGTTATCCTCAGAGAGTACTATGCCAGCTTGACCGAAAAGGTTGAAGTAAAACTGCAGAGCCATGCAGAAGGTTCCAAGATGTAA